Proteins co-encoded in one Candidatus Thiodictyon syntrophicum genomic window:
- a CDS encoding DUF262 domain-containing protein, with amino-acid sequence MTQLSTDDGPEINPSVVFLFDLLKWVRQGRIRVPAFQRSYVWTRANMLDLFDSVRWRYPIGTLLFWKSSKETARPLFRFGPFDLSQTRPLETLLLLDGQQRLTTLAGVLLRDSGLPSWSGDDEDAERWNVYFDASGGQTDEKRQEDKSREGVFMHLASGATAQPWQVPLHQLSDTNKLFETIAPIFNAAPETLAAAGVGKEVLVNRLQGVARALQSYKIPIVEFMTDDLNLAVESFTRLNRKGVAIGADEMFSALTYQAGAQRGFRIASEIDSTLAEIKQTGFGKVNRVLVLRAFLVAADLDPYRTDWSKLGDETQKSVANKLPEAMRRAREGLLRGIELLREEHIHNARMLPYGLQLVGLSAWLGEDPSPTVEAKRLLRRWLWLTGFASWFGQGNPSRYAAVLAELRDRARMVREQGAPVPSELRYLPWDTRAEPFPERYDLRSARVRTLLCLLARRGVFNPDGTRKDARAIADDFARNGPEAMRTIWASSQSLLRSSPANRMFDVFGLERGQARTLFRRTELVHPQAFLESHWLPYPLDDALQKSDSMELVLKRRLEEMITLERQFMFELGIQLPASAQPGASIIDQDDDAPLPMPDAEDV; translated from the coding sequence ATGACTCAACTGAGCACGGATGACGGTCCGGAAATCAATCCGAGCGTTGTCTTCCTGTTCGACCTCCTGAAATGGGTGAGGCAAGGGCGCATCCGGGTGCCGGCCTTCCAGCGTTCTTACGTATGGACGCGAGCGAACATGCTGGACCTGTTCGATTCAGTGCGCTGGCGCTATCCGATTGGCACACTTCTGTTTTGGAAGTCTTCCAAGGAGACCGCGAGACCGCTCTTCCGCTTCGGGCCCTTCGACCTTTCGCAGACCCGACCGCTGGAAACGCTGTTGCTGTTGGACGGCCAGCAACGGCTCACGACTCTGGCGGGCGTGCTACTGCGGGACTCCGGACTTCCCAGCTGGTCCGGTGACGATGAAGACGCCGAGCGCTGGAACGTCTATTTCGATGCCAGTGGCGGCCAGACGGACGAGAAGAGGCAGGAGGATAAGAGTCGTGAGGGGGTGTTCATGCACCTCGCCTCCGGTGCTACGGCCCAGCCATGGCAGGTTCCGCTCCATCAGTTGAGCGATACCAATAAGCTTTTTGAGACCATTGCCCCGATTTTCAACGCTGCACCGGAAACCCTCGCGGCGGCCGGAGTCGGCAAAGAGGTCTTGGTCAACCGGCTTCAGGGAGTGGCGAGGGCCTTGCAATCCTACAAGATTCCCATCGTGGAGTTTATGACCGACGACCTGAACCTGGCGGTGGAGAGCTTCACCCGCTTGAATCGAAAAGGGGTCGCTATCGGCGCCGACGAGATGTTCTCGGCCCTCACCTATCAGGCTGGGGCTCAGAGAGGGTTCCGTATCGCAAGCGAGATCGACAGTACCCTGGCCGAGATCAAGCAGACCGGGTTCGGTAAGGTCAACCGCGTCCTGGTCCTGCGGGCCTTCCTGGTTGCCGCGGACCTTGACCCGTATCGCACTGACTGGAGCAAGCTCGGGGACGAGACGCAGAAAAGCGTGGCCAACAAGCTGCCGGAGGCCATGCGCCGGGCGCGGGAAGGGCTGCTGCGCGGGATCGAGCTGCTGCGAGAGGAGCACATCCATAACGCCCGTATGCTGCCCTATGGGTTGCAATTGGTGGGTCTGAGCGCCTGGCTCGGGGAGGACCCGAGTCCGACCGTTGAGGCCAAGCGCCTGCTCCGGCGCTGGCTCTGGCTCACTGGATTCGCAAGCTGGTTCGGTCAGGGCAATCCATCCCGCTATGCCGCCGTCCTCGCAGAACTGCGTGACCGAGCCCGTATGGTTCGGGAGCAAGGGGCTCCGGTACCATCCGAACTACGATATCTCCCTTGGGATACCCGGGCGGAGCCCTTTCCGGAGCGCTATGACCTGCGTAGCGCCCGGGTACGGACTCTGCTATGTCTGCTGGCCCGTAGGGGTGTCTTCAATCCGGACGGCACGCGCAAAGACGCACGCGCCATCGCCGACGATTTCGCACGCAACGGCCCTGAGGCCATGCGCACCATCTGGGCCTCATCGCAATCGCTGTTGCGCTCCAGTCCTGCCAATCGAATGTTCGATGTCTTTGGACTAGAACGTGGTCAGGCACGCACCCTTTTTCGGCGGACTGAGTTGGTCCATCCGCAGGCGTTTCTCGAATCGCACTGGCTGCCTTATCCCTTGGACGATGCCCTCCAAAAATCCGATAGCATGGAACTGGTGCTGAAAAGGCGCCTGGAAGAGATGATCACGCTGGAGCGGCAGTTCATGTTCGAACTCGGGATTCAACTACCGGCGTCCGCCCAACCAGGGGCGAGCATCATCGACCAAGATGACGATGCCCCCCTGCCAATGCCGGATGCGGAGGACGTGTAA
- a CDS encoding antitoxin — translation MQTERHVRLFRNGRNQALRIPREFELDADEAIVSKDGERLVVEPVKRRPDLATLLAGWKPLDESLPAVDEGLLPLDDIRL, via the coding sequence ATGCAGACTGAACGCCATGTCCGCTTGTTTCGCAACGGGCGCAATCAAGCCCTGCGTATCCCGCGGGAGTTCGAACTCGATGCAGACGAGGCGATCGTCAGCAAAGACGGCGAGCGCTTGGTGGTCGAACCGGTGAAGCGCCGTCCGGACCTCGCCACCCTGCTGGCCGGATGGAAACCGCTCGACGAGTCCCTCCCCGCGGTAGACGAGGGTTTGTTGCCACTGGACGACATCCGCCTCTAG
- a CDS encoding SDR family oxidoreductase, giving the protein MKSASFGDSGRDWGRINFVSSESAVQIPAEMIHYGMTKAAQVAVARGLAETTAGTGVTVNSVLPGPTRSEGVAVFVEQMAQQRGISLAAMEKEFFDTARPSSLLRRFATVEEVANMIVYLCGAGASATNGAALRVDGGVVRAIL; this is encoded by the coding sequence GTGAAATCCGCTTCGTTTGGCGATTCCGGGCGCGACTGGGGCCGGATCAACTTCGTCTCCAGCGAATCGGCGGTGCAGATCCCGGCGGAGATGATCCACTACGGCATGACCAAGGCCGCCCAGGTGGCGGTCGCGCGGGGCCTGGCGGAGACCACCGCCGGGACTGGGGTCACGGTCAACAGCGTGCTGCCGGGGCCGACCCGCTCGGAGGGCGTGGCGGTCTTCGTCGAGCAGATGGCGCAGCAGCGGGGGATCAGCTTGGCGGCGATGGAGAAGGAGTTCTTCGACACCGCCCGGCCCTCCTCGCTGCTGCGGCGCTTCGCCACGGTCGAGGAGGTCGCGAACATGATCGTCTATCTGTGCGGTGCGGGCGCCTCCGCGACCAACGGCGCGGCCCTGCGGGTGGACGGCGGCGTGGTGCGCGCGATCCTCTGA
- a CDS encoding type II toxin-antitoxin system VapC family toxin yields the protein MDGLRYLLDTNILSALIRQPQGSVAAMLARRGYARVCTSIIVAAELRFGARKLGSDTLSKKVESLLASMPALPLEAGADRAYAKARLQLEQAGTPIGPNDLLIAAHALTRGLTVVTDNVDEFSRVAGLRVENWLDNPAPAPK from the coding sequence ATGGATGGGCTGCGCTACCTGCTCGACACCAACATCCTCTCCGCGCTGATCCGCCAGCCGCAGGGCTCGGTCGCGGCAATGCTCGCCCGGCGCGGCTACGCAAGGGTCTGCACCAGCATCATCGTGGCCGCGGAACTACGCTTCGGCGCCCGGAAGCTCGGCTCCGACACCTTGAGCAAGAAGGTTGAGTCCCTGCTGGCTTCCATGCCGGCGCTGCCCCTGGAGGCCGGGGCCGATCGAGCCTATGCCAAGGCCCGCCTTCAGTTGGAGCAGGCCGGGACGCCCATCGGACCCAACGACCTGCTGATCGCCGCGCACGCCCTGACCCGCGGGCTTACCGTCGTCACCGACAATGTGGACGAATTCTCGCGGGTCGCCGGGTTGCGGGTGGAGAATTGGCTGGACAATCCGGCGCCCGCGCCGAAATGA
- a CDS encoding SDR family oxidoreductase, protein MTETRRGLTRRRGGSSGSLGPRRALSTADEWKIGEISDADWLRFFETNVMSGVRLARHYLPGMRGRDWGRIIFVSSESAVQIPAEMIHYGRLRDQRHGPAGGWRRGACDSLITKAAPTLSRGRQSACPTDTIGHALSPKSAAGLLHLRSPTPRVVRSLRLC, encoded by the coding sequence ATGACTGAGACGCGCAGGGGCCTGACCCGCCGCCGGGGCGGGTCATCGGGCAGTCTAGGCCCGCGCCGTGCCTTGTCAACGGCGGATGAGTGGAAAATCGGTGAGATCAGCGACGCCGACTGGCTGCGCTTCTTCGAGACCAATGTCATGAGCGGGGTGCGTCTGGCGCGGCACTACCTTCCGGGCATGCGCGGGCGCGACTGGGGCCGCATCATCTTCGTCTCCAGCGAATCGGCGGTGCAGATCCCGGCGGAAATGATCCACTACGGGCGCCTCCGCGACCAACGGCACGGCCCTGCGGGTGGATGGCGGCGTGGTGCGTGCGATTCTCTGATCACAAAGGCCGCGCCGACGCTGAGTCGAGGACGCCAGTCGGCTTGCCCAACTGACACCATCGGCCATGCGTTGAGCCCCAAGAGCGCGGCTGGTCTCCTGCACCTGCGATCACCGACCCCTCGCGTCGTCCGATCGCTTCGCCTATGCTAG